A region from the Helicoverpa armigera isolate CAAS_96S chromosome 6, ASM3070526v1, whole genome shotgun sequence genome encodes:
- the LOC126056770 gene encoding plexin-B produces MATPITVLVITFWLRCTIVYGYDFISQYPNQPNETYHFYHLAVDRVSGQVYAGSLNWIHQLSPDLKPIHVIGTGPILDNPMCHASGCPSSDIKTVRTDNVNKILVIDQESGRVIACGSVAQGSCSKYKLGDLSAKPEFVPVSVAANDADASTYAFIGPERYNSWDRSNVLYVGTTFTNNGEYRHDVPAISSRDLMTLDTAQLTFNKQSSIQIDVKYRDNFLVQYVYGFNASDYAYFLIIQKHSHLAGNEELGYVSRLARTCVNDDNYNSYTEVTLECHVREETISGKSEVVNYNLVQDAKIAKAGANLAAQLGIETGDSILIAVFSPSKSISNEPMAKSAICVFSLQEIEIKFNENVHMCFNGSTKARNMGYISGMISDGKCPSVGSTGNILNFCEVGLKISGLYPIKTMSVINWNDTLISSVTMSVTGLHTVAFLGTSNGVLKKVLIDADKALEYSSESILPGQRILPDTTLSPYQKTLYVLARNSIVQIPTERCAEHGNCSSCLESNDPHCGWCSLEKRCTVQNMCQKGTQSAPRWLSQYIGQQCIDFEQILPDRISMNEVTTVQLIIRTLPELPFGAKYKCVFGNTPPIDAAVTSNGLACPTPDVKHRPKITQNQDHVYVSLSVHSSETNKDFVSRNFAFYDCSKHTTCHSCILSEWACNWCIYDNRCTHDTSVCQRTIISGENNPTKLLNHGIGHCPRIRQYKKPILLPNNVPKELELEVENLPHLQPGHTGFQCIVSIELANMILPARVESNHYIVCDKTTYSYEEDVGEYNVSVKIVWNHKHYIDTINITLYKCEILGSHREHADCSLCITRNSIYKCTWCGNSCSYSETCLENPVTECPKPRIDMIKPLSGPIEGGTIVTIEGSNLGLRVEEVSGKVRIGDVLCEIVDFEVSVSITCRTGPSNGSTVAPVIVENDSGHTESSVLFSYKNIKLQGLYPTLGPVAGGTQLAIGGQHLNIGSSISAYLDELPCYVNTTQTSNSRLICITPKADAPRVIHTLTVGIDNANRTLQGDLFNYTADPTIMEIKPLKSFVSGGRMITVHGTNLHTIQKPLMKLYFANEEVPVNHTECTVLNEHQMECPSPAVNKKYFDILQATKTQTSTPQIAMKVGFVLDNVETMHEKHFNPPRSHMLFVEDPYVYQFPNKGVKSYKGDPLVIEGENLIRASDESDVIVTIGTQPCNVTSLTMQQLLCTPPEIQPANTDENGVQISEINLPLVVVKVGKNLRFPIGYLHYELLRNYNFPPEVIAGIAGGTFFLVLIFMIVLVMYRRRSTKAEREYKRIQIQMDTLESNVRLECKLAFAELQTDMSDLAADLEHSGIPTLDHVNYVMKVFFPGVSDHPILNVQRQFINAPRTNYDAAMIQFEQLLNNKCFLLSFIDTLESQKSFNIRDKVNVASLLMIILMGKMEYATDILKSLLLRLIDKSICNKHPQLMLRRTESVVEKMLTNWMALCMYYYLKDYAGSSLFLLFKAIKHQIEKGVVDAITHEARYSLSEEKLLKEQIDHQTITLHIVQDDFDEKVQCKVLDCDSISQVKSKILDALFKNTPFSMRPSVHEVDLEWRHGRGGHVTLQDEDVTTKTINGWRKLNTLAHYGVKESAVMSLISRQNDSFNTPYKIPCKNCTGIYCSNSHIRVYNSDITDQNVHYYHLVKPIEYQHIINKSSEHSHKAIPEIFLTRLLSTKGTVHKFVDDFFSTILTVNEVLPPAVKWLFDLFDDAARTHGIMNPEVVHAWKSNSLPLRFWVNLIKNPDFIFDINKTATVDSSLSVIAQTFMDACSLTEHRLCKDSPSNKLLFAKDLPTYREMVIRFYQSVSQLPQVTDQELSTSMQQLSVEQLNEFDTLSALKELYIYVSKYREQIILGLENKMHLAHKLDNIACTMEGDPTSIC; encoded by the coding sequence ATGGCTACTCCAATTACAGTGTTAGTCATAACATTTTGGCTTCGGTGCACAATAGTGTATGGTTACGACTTCATATCACAATATCCAAATCAGCCTAATGAGACATACCATTTTTATCATCTTGCCGTGGATAGAGTCAGTGGTCAAGTATACGCTGGTTCGTTAAACTGGATTCACCAGTTAAGCCCTGACTTGAAACCAATCCATGTAATAGGCACAGGTCCGATTCTCGACAACCCAATGTGTCATGCAAGTGGCTGCCCATCGTCAGATATAAAGACTGTTCGGACTGATAACGTGAACAAGATATTAGTGATAGATCAAGAATCTGGAAGAGTGATTGCGTGCGGTTCCGTGGCCCAGGGATCCTGTTCCAAGTACAAACTAGGAGATCTGTCTGCGAAACCGGAGTTCGTTCCAGTCAGTGTGGCTGCTAATGACGCTGATGCCTCCACGTACGCGTTCATCGGCCCTGAGAGGTATAATTCTTGGGACAGATCCAATGTGCTATATGTGGGAACCACATTTACTAACAATGGTGAGTACAGACATGATGTCCCTGCCATATCCAGCCGCGACCTGATGACGCTCGACACCGCACAATTAACGTTTAATAAACAGAGTTCAATACAAATAGATGTTAAATACAGAGATAACTTCTTAGTACAGTATGTGTATGGCTTTAATGCTAGTGATTATGCCTATTTTTTGATAATCCAGAAACATTCACACCTAGCTGGTAATGAAGAACTAGGGTATGTTTCTCGCTTAGCCCGTACGTGTGTTAATGATGACAACTATAATAGCTACACAGAAGTCACTTTAGAGTGCCATGTTCGAGAAGAAACTATTAGTGGTAAGAGTGAAGTGgtcaattataatttagttcAAGATGCTAAGATTGCTAAGGCTGGTGCAAACTTAGCTGCGCAGCTGGGTATTGAAACAGGTGACTCTATTCTTATAGCGGTTTTTAGTCCATCAAAAAGTATTTCTAACGAACCTATGGCTAAGTCAGCTATTTGTGTATTTTCTTTGCAAGAAATAGAAATTAAGTTTAATGAGAATGTCCACATGTGTTTTAATGGCAGTACTAAAGCAAGAAACATGGGCTATATATCAGGCATGATATCTGATGGTAAATGTCCTAGTGTTGGCTCCACAGGAAATATACTCAACTTTTGTGAAGTAGGTCTGAAAATTAGTGGACTGTATCCTATCAAAACAATGTCAGTCATTAATTGGAATGATACATTAATTAGTTCTGTGACTATGTCTGTTACTGGATTGCATACTGTAGCATTTCTAGGTACCAGTAATGGTGTTTTGAAGAAGGTCCTTATTGATGCTGATAAAGCTTTAGAATATTCAAGTGAATCAATTTTACCTGGTCAAAGAATTCTACCAGACACAACCCTTTCCCCTTATCAGAAAACTCTATATGTATTGGCAAGGAATTCCATAGTGCAAATACCAACTGAAAGATGTGCAGAACATGGCAATTGTTCTTCTTGTCTAGAATCAAATGATCCTCATTGTGGATGGTGTTCCTTAGAAAAGCGCTGCACAGTACAAAATATGTGTCAAAAAGGTACACAAAGTGCACCCAGGTGGTTATCTCAATACATTGGCCAACAGTGCATTGATTTTGAACAGATATTACCTGACAGAATATCCATGAATGAAGTAACCACAGTGCAGCTTATAATTAGAACTTTACCAGAACTACCTTTTGGagcaaaatataaatgtgtttttggAAATACACCTCCCATAGATGCTGCTGTTACATCAAATGGCCTTGCTTGTCCCACCCCAGATGTAAAGCATAGACCCAAAATAACCCAAAACCAAGATCATGTGTATGTGTCCCTTTCTGTGCACTCATCAGAAACAAATAAGGATTTTGTTTCCAGGAACTTTGCTTTCTATGACTGTTCTAAACATACTACATGCCACTCTTGCATATTGAGTGAATGGGCCTGCAATTGGTGTATTTATGATAACAGGTGTACACATGATACATCAGTTTGTCAAAGAACCATCATAAGTGGTGAAAATAATCCTACTAAACTGCTAAATCATGGTATTGGACATTGTCCTAGAATAAGACAATACAAGAAGCCTATTTTGCTACCAAACAATGTGCCTAAAGAATTGGAACTTGAAGTTGAAAATCTGCCTCACTTACAACCTGGTCACACAGGATTTCAATGTATAGTCAGTATTGAGCTGGCTAACATGATACTACCTGCAAGAGTTGAGTCTAATCATTACATTGTGTGTGACAAAACAACCTACTCATATGAAGAAGATGTTGGGGAATACAATGTCAGTGTTAAAATTGTGTGGAATCATAAACATTACATTGATACAATCAACATCACTCTATACAAATGTGAAATTCTTGGATCACATAGAGAACATGCAGATTGTTCTTTGTGTATAACTCGAAACTCTATCTACAAGTGCACTTGGTGTGGCAACTCTTGTTCTTATAGTGAAACTTGCTTGGAAAATCCTGTTACTGAGTGTCCAAAACCAAGAATTGATATGATCAAACCCTTAAGTGGTCCTATAGAGGGAGGAACTATAGTCACTATTGAAGGCAGTAATCTGGGCTTAAGAGTTGAAGAAGTGTCTGGCAAAGTTCGTATTGGTGATGTTCTATGTGAGATTGTTGATTTTGAAGTGTCCGTCAGCATTACATGTCGTACTGGACCCTCTAATGGCTCTACTGTAGCACCTGTGATAGTAGAAAATGATTCAGGCCATACAGAATCATCTGTATTGTTCAGTTATAAAAACATCAAACTTCAAGGTCTCTATCCAACCCTGGGGCCAGTTGCGGGTGGCACTCAGCTAGCTATAGGTGGGCAGCATTTAAACATAGGTTCATCTATCTCTGCCTATCTGGATGAACTTCCTTGTTATGTTAACACAACTCAGACCTCAAATAGTAGATTAATTTGTATCACACCAAAAGCGGACGCGCCTAGAGTTATCCACACATTGACTGTTGGCATAGATAATGCTAATCGCACTTTGCAGggggatttatttaattatactgCTGACCCTACTATAATGGAGATAAAACCGCTCAAAAGTTTCGTATCCGGCGGAAGAATGATAACCGTTCATGGGACGAATTTACACACAATTCAAAAACCTcttatgaaattatattttgctaATGAAGAGGTACCTGTGAACCACACAGAGTGCACTGTCCTCAATGAACATCAAATGGAGTGTCCTAGTCCTgcagttaataaaaaatattttgatattttgcaaGCAACAAAAACTCAGACTAGTACTCCTCAAATAGCTATGAAAGTTGGATTTGTTTTAGACAATGTAGAAACAATGCATGAGAAGCACTTCAACCCCCCTAGGTCTCATATGCTTTTCGTTGAGGATCCTTATGTATACCAATTCCCCAATAAGGGCGTAAAATCTTACAAAGGAGATCCACTGGTAATAGAAGGTGAAAATTTAATAAGGGCAAGTGACGAATCGGATGTTATTGTCACTATCGGAACACAGCCTTGTAACGTTACAAGCCTTACAATGCAACAACTTCTGTGCACGCCTCCTGAAATACAACCTGCTAACACCGATGAAAATGGCGTACAAATATCAGAAATTAATTTACCTTTGGTTGTTGTAAAAGTTGGTAAAAATTTGCGATTCCCTATTGGTTATCTTCATTACGAATTACttagaaattataatttccCCCCTGAAGTAATCGCTGGCATCGCTGGAGGAACTTTCTTTCTAGTGCTTATATTCATGATTGTGCTAGTTATGTACAGACGTCGTAGTACAAAAGCTGAAAGAGAATATAAAAGGATACAAATTCAAATGGATACATTAGAGAGTAATGTTAGATTAGAATGTAAATTGGCTTTTGCTGAATTGCAAACTGATATGTCTGATTTGGCAGCTGACTTGGAACACTCAGGTATACCGACGCTAGATCACGTTAACTACGTCATGAAGGTATTCTTCCCGGGAGTATCAGACCATCCTATTCTGAATGTCCAACGGCAATTTATTAACGCTCCGAGAACCAACTATGATGCAGCTATGATTCAATTTGAGCaacttttgaataataaatgtttcctTTTGTCATTTATAGACACATTAGAGTCACAAAAGTCGTTTAACATTCGGGACAAAGTCAACGTGGCTTCCTTGCTGATGATAATACTCATGGGGAAAATGGAATATGCAACCGATATCTTAAAGTCTCTTTTATTACGTCTCATTGATAAATCGATATGCAATAAGCATCCTCAACTTATGTTAAGAAGAACAGAAAGTGTGGTTGAAAAAATGTTAACTAATTGGATGGCTCTCTGTATGTATTATTACCTCAAAGACTACGCAGGATCCTCGTTGTTTTTGCTTTTCAAAGCAATAAAACATCAAATTGAAAAAGGAGTTGTTGATGCCATAACACACGAAGCGCGATATTCTTTATCAGAGGAAAAGCTTTTGAAAGAACAGATAGACCATCAGACTATAACATTGCATATAGTTCAagatgattttgatgaaaaagttCAATGCAAGGTTTTAGATTGTGATAGTATTTCACAAGTGAAATCTAAAATATTAGATGCTCTGTTCAAAAATACTCCGTTCTCTATGAGACCCTCCGTCCATGAAGTTGATTTAGAATGGAGACACGGAAGAGGAGGACATGTTACACTTCAAGATGAAGATGTCACCACGAAGACGATAAATGGCTGGCGTAAGTTGAACACGTTAGCTCATTACGGCGTAAAAGAATCTGCTGTCATGTCCTTAATATCGCGCCAGAATGACAGTTTTAACACTCCATACAAAATACCTTGTAAGAATTGTACAGGAATTTACTGCTCCAATTCCCACATCAGAGTATATAACAGTGACATCACAGACCAAAATGTCCATTACTATCACTTGGTAAAACCAATAGAGTATCAGCATATTATCAACAAGTCTTCAGAACATAGTCACAAAGCCATCCCAGAGATATTCCTTACGAGACTGTTGTCTACGAAGGGAACAGTCCACAAGTTCGTTGATGACTTCTTCAGCACTATCCTCACCGTTAACGAGGTTTTGCCACCAGCTGTCAAGTGGTTATTTGATCTCTTCGATGACGCGGCTAGGACGCATGGTATCATGAACCCTGAAGTCGTTCATGCTTGGAAGTCAAATAGCTTGCCTCTTAGATTTTGGGTGAATCTCATAAAAAATCcagattttatatttgatataaataaaaccgcAACTGTGGACTCCTCATTATCAGTTATCGCGCAAACTTTTATGGATGCTTGTTCATTAACAGAACATCGATTATGTAAAGATTCTCCTTCTAACAAATTACTTTTTGCTAAAGACTTGCCTACGTATAGGGAAATGGTTATAAGATTTTATCAATCTGTATCTCAATTACCTCAAGTAACAGACCAAGAGCTAAGTACTTCTATGCAACAACTCTCGGTGGAACAGTTGAATGAGTTTGACACTCTGTCTGCCTTAAAAGAGTTGTACATCTATGTCAGTAAATATAGAGAACAAATTATATTAGGACTAGAAAACAAAATGCACTTAGCTCATAAATTAGATAATATAGCGTGCACTATGGAAGGAGATCCCACATCTATATGCTGA